Proteins co-encoded in one Pocillopora verrucosa isolate sample1 chromosome 1, ASM3666991v2, whole genome shotgun sequence genomic window:
- the LOC136280077 gene encoding uncharacterized protein has product MLAPTGKAAYNIKGNTIHSALAIPACQSLKNYKSLDSSQLNTLRCQIGGVKLIFLDEISMVGNTMVTVQIDNRLKDVKGSALPFGGVSIIAIGDLFQLQPVMDSYLFKDMDNSEYSILAQNLWQEHFQMFELQEIMRQRESKEFADMLNRLREGKHSKEDIIKFKGRLIQSNNRNYPVDAPHLFIQNAKVNEFNDRAHCAISSNKYSIKAHDSVIGAQSQELRDKILKQIPSDPRKTRQLHSILNLATGERTEISLNTRTDDGMTNGAGNVIKLIQIHHTNRPSGIVWVQFDHAHVGEKTRHDNRQLYVQGIEPTWTPIKPVTTQFGVGRNRTIQVIRKQFPLRPAAAKTIHRSQGDTETRIVVDFDTRRAIPHIHYAGLSRVTTIEGLYITNLCEDKIAVSNDVCAEMSKLRTERKLRICVTPVYRAGERPFKLCYLNTRSLHKHFDDIYRDFNQH; this is encoded by the exons ATGCTAGCACCTACTGGTAAAGCAGCCTATAATATTAAAGGGAATACCATCCACAGTGCACTGGCAATACCTGCATGCCAGTCATTAAAGAACTACAAATCTCTGGATTCTAGTCAACTGAATACATTAAGATGTCAGATTGGTGGAGTTAAACTAATATTTCTTGATGAAATATCCATGGTGGGCAATACAATGGTTACTGTGCAAATTGATAATAGACTTAAGGATGTCAAAGGCAGTGCACTACCCTTTGGTGGTGTTAGTATTATTGCTATTGGTGATCTGTTCCAGCTACAACCAGTAATGGACAGTTATTTATTCAAAGACATGGACAACTCTGAATATAGCATTCTTGCTCAAAATCTATGGcaagaacattttcaaatgtttgaacTGCAAGAAATAATgagacaaagagaaagcaaagaatttGCTGATATGTTGAACCGTTTGAGAgaaggaaaacattcaaaagaaGACATTATAAAATTTAAAGGGAGGTTAATACAATCTAATAATAGAAATTATCCAGTTGATGCTCCACACTTGTTTATACAGAATGCCAAGGTCAATGAGTTCAATGATAGAGCACACTGTGCCATATCAAGTAACAAGTATAGTATCAAAGCACATGACAGTGTCATAGGAGCTCAATCACAGGAACTCAGAGATAAAATCTTGAAACAAATACCTAGTGATCCCAGGAAAACCAGACAGTTACATTC tatactgAACCTGGCAACAGGAGAAAGGACAGAGATATCACTGAACACTAGAACAGATGATGGTATGACAAATGGTGCTGGGAATGTTATCAAGTTGATACAAATACATCACACAAACAGACCATCTGGGATAGTATGGGTTCAATTTGACCATGCACATGTCGGAGAGAAAACCCGACATGACAATAGGCAATTGTATGTACAAGGTATTGAACCAACATGGACACCTATAAAACCTGTCACTACTCAGTTTGGTGTTGGTAGAAATAGAACTATTCAAGTCATAAGGAAACAGTTTCCACTAAGACCTGCTGCTGCTAAAACCATTCATAGGTCACAAGGTGACACGGAGACAAGGATTGTTGTCGACTTTGATACTAGAAGAGCAATTCCTCATATACATTATGCGGGACTAAGTAGAGTAACAACAATAGAAGGCCTTTATATCACTAACCTCTGTGAAGACAAAATAGCTGTTAGCAATGACGTATGCGCAGAAATGAGTAAACTAAGGACTGAACGAAAACTTCGTATATGTGTTACACCTGTCTATAGAGCTGGAGAAAGACCCTTTAAACTATGTTATCTGAATACACGGTCTTTACATAAGCATTTTGATGACATATACAGAGACTTCAACCAGCACTGA
- the LOC136280097 gene encoding uncharacterized protein: MVFPNKPKFFDLNELECGLLAPRIAFQKLMQAPRGKQLKIHGNVVNVPADVVNTVSMLPWLPSETGTVKVNLKRKLQYKSSAMSLNVRPHKVVQAAHWLTSNSDLYKDEGVALNADWIIDFNGEILETESSESACHQQYVTDEQNCNNVASHNLDDEDEWSEDEVEVPAGVTDTMLTATDFLEDNEHQNILNVAPAEGNRPLSIFRDKHSEELAYPGIFLGQKRPENEHRMIKVHYSDICKSELRRSDRRAAMCVENIFYKTTKLQMKIILGKSRIALRKCKGNSRSLNAGRLKQQGTLEGLIHHDEGFKFLRALRGSPPYFEKAKKDLFAMIRQLGPASLFCSISSAETLWVHLLRILGQLIDHKKMRN; encoded by the coding sequence ATGGTGTTTCCAAATAAGCCAAAATTTTTTGATTTAAATGAATTAGAGTGTGGATTGCTAGCACCAagaattgcttttcaaaaattaatgcaaGCTCCCAGAGGGAAGCAGCTAAAAATACATGGTAATGTGGTCAATGTACCTGCTGATGTAGTGAATACTGTGAGTATGTTACCATGGTTACCAAGTGAGACTGGTACAGTTAAagtgaatttgaaaagaaaattgcaataCAAGAGCTCTGCAATGTCTTTAAATGTAAGACCACATAAAGTTGTTCAAGCTGCACATTGGCTGACAAGTAATAGTGACCTTTACAAGGATGAAGGTGTTGCATTGAATGCAGACTGGATTATTGATTTTAATGGAGAAATTTTAGAAACTGAAAGCAGTGAAAGTGCATGTCACCAGCAATATGTAACTGATGAACAaaactgcaacaatgtagcttCTCATAATttagatgatgaagatgaatggaGTGAAGATGAAGTAGAGGTTCCTGCAGGTGTTACTGATACTATGCTAACAGCGACTGACTTTTTAGAAGATAATGAGCATCAAAATATTCTCAATGTTGCACCAGCTGAGGGAAATAGACCATTAAGTATATTCAGAGATAAGCATTCAGAAGAATTAGCATATCCTGGAATATTTCTCGGCCAGAAAAGACCTGAAAATGAGCACCGTATGATTAAGGTTCACTATAGTGATATCTGTAAATCTGAGCTCAGAAGATCAGATAGAAGAGCAGCTATGTGTGTCGAGAATATATTCTATAAAACTACAAagttacaaatgaaaattattttgggaaAATCACGGATTGCTCTCAGAAAATGTAAGGGAAACAGCAGATCTCTCAATGCAGGAAGATTGAAACAACAAGGAACATTAGAAGGTTTAATTCATCATGATGAAGGATTTAAATTTCTAAGAGCTTTAAGAGGTTCACCACCATACTTTGAAAAGGCCAAGAAAGACTTGTTTGCTATGATAAGACAGTTAGGTCCTGCCTCACTATTTTGTAGTATCTCTTCAGCAGAAACACTATGGGTTCACTTACTTAGAATTCTAGGACAACTGATTGATCACAAGAAAATGAGGAACTAG
- the LOC131787572 gene encoding DELTA-thalatoxin-Avl2a-like — protein sequence MMHLPSVLLVFVLYTFKETCEATVTEYSELGRVIDLRKVNLLANFNEQENRIFEELPPKCFIKKPLKSSSSYLDYYASTKQFYKSLATQSSLSASLQSSYSLGFTVSVATDIQTSESTEVSGMSLDKQAPTEKILVDKECLVNADISTLKGTFLKDFEDLPVNIKNPWKQNSWREYSNFLKKYGSHAITSVVRGSRFQQMVFAESSKAYTERDFQVKACLSAAGPTQVGEVGISACSNISQSEISKVSTMSISKKRFVKGGKRETNSELLNGATSAELLGQLMNEADEFPASVQHTFMAIWTILLSRFKQGSPNNIRATNLEYYYLGFLNYGCPFISNDGLAIQKFDHTRGSSEKYPEFECTLAKEGCHKSDDCHYRPIWCSCRGPTCVRYKRVKEGAGDSKLTAYPNKYEDWGWHGCDWKAAGSYCDCYNDNRDQRKTVWALPNRDAATHKASTKTAAKKAED from the coding sequence ATGATGCATCTCCCTTCCGTACTTCTCGTTTTTGTGTTATACACATTTAAAGAAACATGTGAGGCTACCGTTACCGAGTATTCTGAGCTGGGAAGAGTGATAGATCTTCGAAAGGTCAACTTACTGGCCAACTTCAATGAGCAAGAGAACAGGATCTTTGAGGAGCTCCCCCCGAAATGTTTCATAAAGAAACCTTTGAAATCTTCAAGCAGCTACCTCGATTATTATGCAAGTACCAAGCAATTTTATAAATCACTTGCCACCCAGTCAAGCTTGAGCGCCTCTTTACAGTCCTCCTACTCGTTGGGTTTTACGGTATCAGTAGCAACAGACATCCAAACTTCAGAGAGTACTGAAGTAAGTGGCATGTCTTTAGACAAGCAGGCGCCAACGGAAAAGATCCTCGTCGATAAAGAATGTCTAGTAAATGCTGACATCTCCACCTTAAAAGGAACATTTCTAAAAGACTTCGAGGACTTGCCCGTAAACATCAAAAATCCCTGGAAACAAAACTCATGGAGAGAGTATagtaattttcttaaaaaatacgGCTCTCATGCCATAACGTCGGTGGTGCGCGGATCAAGATTTCAGCAGATGGTATTCGCAGAGAGCTCTAAAGCTTACACTGAAAGAGATTTCCAAGTAAAAGCTTGCCTTTCGGCAGCAGGACCTACCCAGGTTGGAGAGGTTGGCATTTCTGCATGTTCAAACATAAGCCAAAGTGAGATATCCAAAGTGAGCACGATGAGCATAAGCAAGAAACGCTTTGTCAAAGgtggaaaaagggaaacaaacagCGAGCTGTTAAACGGAGCGACGTCGGCTGAATTGCTTGGCCAACTCATGAATGAAGCAGACGAATTTCCCGCGTCTGTTCAGCACACCTTTATGGCGATCTGGACCATCCTACTAAGCCGATTTAAACAGGGatctcctaacaatatccgaGCCACAAACCTTGAGTACTACTACCTTGGTTTCTTGAATTATGGTTGTCCCTTCATAAGTAACGATGGACTTGCCATACAAAAATTTGACCATACCAGAGGCTCCAGTGAGAAGTATCCAGAATTCGAGTGTACCCTGGCAAAAGAGGGCTGCCACAAAAGCGATGACTGCCATTACAGACCCATTTGGTGCTCCTGTCGTGGTCCAACATGTGTCCGTTACAAGAGAGTGAAAGAGGGTGCAGGTGACTCTAAGTTAACTGCATATCCAAACAAATATGAAGATTGGGGATGGCATGGTTGCGATTGGAAAGCTGCAGGATCTTATTGCGACTGCTATAATGACAATCGGGATCAGCGGAAAACTGTGTGGGCCCTGCCAAACAGAGATGCCGCTACACATAAAGCATCGACCAAAACCGCTGCAAAAAAGGCAGAAGATTAA